CCTCCCTACTGCTCCGTCATCCTCCTCACAGACGGCACCACCTCGGCCACCACTGTCTTCACGGTACGTCAACACTGCCTCACTCTGacaccctcacacaacacgtGTTTTGTGGCTTCTTATAATATACCAGCAACCCACAGTCTCCTCTCACCCACAGTGTCCTCATTCTTGCTTACATCCTGTAATTATGTCACTTCAGGAGCTGGGGAGGCTGCGGATCCCGTTGGGGCTGGCGGTGTTCGAGGTGCCTGGAAAGAGCAAAGGCTCAAATACAACGCTCTCTTGGATGGTTGGCGAAGCCCGGCAGGTATGTCACTCGCAAAATTGATGAGGCTGGCAGGTCACTCACACAACTAGTGTGGCGGACAGGCCACTCGCACTTCTTATAAGGTAGTTCCTTCAGAATCGTTGTGTGCTGAGATACGTCACATGCAGTACTAGAAAAGAAGTGAAATGAAATTGGCAAACTTATCTTTAATACACGTCATCAAGACGATACAGATATATGGTTAGGATTATTTGGCATCAGAAAAGGACGGTacccttttctttccctcttctcatTCCTCCTCATAAAACGAGTCGGAAAATATGAACACTTTTCTCACTTTTTTGAAACCTTGATAATTCCTCAACTTAGACGAGGTTCCCGGGGTAGGGAAAGGGGAATTGCCGTTAGGAAGGTTATAGAGGCAAGGGCGGACTACCCAATTTGTGTCCCTCAACAGCTGCGGCAGGTGTCGGGATGCGTGACGGTGctggtggtgagcgacgacccagccttcctgGCCGCCTCGGCTGAGTGGTCCCTCAAGGTCCGCCTCCTGACGTGGTCCAACAAACTCCTGGCCGTCACCCGCCGTCCTCTTCAGGACCTGCCACACCTCTACACCTCCTTCTCCATGATCAACTCCATGTTGATCATCGTGGACACCTCCGCGCCCTTTCCCAGGTTAGCCAACCGTGTTCTTGATCGTAAATGTTGCTGTAACAGTTCCGCAATGATCAGCTACCGTTCCTCATGGTTGAATTTGCTACAGCAGCGTCCACACAGTGACCTGTTGTTGCCCGGGAAGACGGCAGCAGCCTTATCCAGACACTGACCAGCTTTCAGATAGGAAATTGTGGTCATGCAGAGCGCTTTGTTGTCCGCTCTATCCAATGTTACGTGCCTCATATCACGTGAACCTTCAGGCAGAGACGTTGACAGACACGTAATCATATGTCAGCATGTTAGACCGtcgtttgaaatatatatatatatagttttgagcATGGAAATGACCAGAGGATTAATCATATTAGGAATGTATCATACTCCTCTTATCCACtgtgtatcattaatgatactttTCTGTCTCTAGGCAATCATCATGAGCACTAAAGAACTGCTACTCATCTCCACTGAGTACCAGTGTGGAGCTGACAGATCGATGTGTAAAAACAATAAGATAATGCCCTCTCTCAAAAGAGCAAAATCAAGCTCTATATTTTTCGCAGTCAAatataaaccttttcttttttcttctttttcttttttttctgcaggtGTGATATATACGCCCACCCGCCCTACAGACCCCCGGAAGCCCAGGTGGTGCCTATTGCCTCCTGGTCGACCATACGtggcctcacactggccacccacctcccgctcttccctGAGAAGTTCTccaagtacgtgtgtgtgtgtgtgtgtgtgtgtgtgtgtgtgtgtgtgaggaatgcagccatataatattccTTCATATCACCAGAATTTAAGGAATGCACATAAGCATATTGATCAGCTGTTTACTTGCTGTCAACATGACTTCTGCATCGCATAGCAAATATATATTACAactgagagagatgtgtattgaagaaagtgcatatgaaactAGTTTAGGTAAAATCTTCGAAAGATAATGTACAAAATAAACAACTTGGAGCACTAGATCCTCATCACTTACATTATGATTCCACTCAGTTTGATACTGCTCATGCTAGACTGGGTTATTGGCTTAGGTTCGTTTATGGGCCATCATTCCTGGTGGTGGCCATGGAGTACCCCTTCTACGTGGAGAGACACCCAGCTTGGACCCCTGGTCAGCCGCTGAACTACAAGGGACCCGTGATACAGCTGCTGGCCTTGCTGGCAAATCAATCCAATTTTACGTAGGTTGTGATTTCATGcaagtttttcatatatatatatatatatatatatatatatatatatatatatatatatatatatatatatatatatatatatatatatatatatatatatatatatatatatatatatatatcatctaaggTTTACAAACTGTAAATTGAGGATAAGGAGATGGACGATCAATCCACCATTATTCCTCACAAACAAATGGTATAGTTGAGAATAATGATGACGTCTCACACACGTCAGACGTTTCAGTCTTGATGTCTGTCTTCTCAGGTATACTTTCGTGGAGCCGCCGGACGGAACGTTTGGAACTAAGGAAGCTGATGGGTCCTGGACTggcatggtggggatggtgggcagGAACGTGAGTGTATAGCGACTAGTGTCTCTGTGTATCATTCATGATGGCTGGTTCGAGCAAGCATGGGTTGCAAAGGCCGGCAACTGaaactaatagtaataatagtaaaagtagtaatcgtagtagtagtagtagctaatATCCGTACTAATAGTCGTAGTAGAAGAAGTTTCCTGATCAAGTGAAGTCAAAGAAAAGGATGCTCTATAACTTAGTCTTAACTTAAGCAACCAAGTACATCAGCAGCCATGATCTCTGACATTCGTACACTAGCCACAAGCTCAGAATACAATGATCTACTGTGTGTATATCAGAAGTTAATACGAAATTAATGAAAGGCAAATTGATATCCACAGCACAGCTATGTTGGTATCAAGTAGTTCATGTTGCATTCTGTAGGTTGCTATTTATGTCACAAGAATCAACAGTACCTTAGTAGTGTTGAGTCTTGGCAAGCCCCCCCTCGCTTCATACACACGTGCATTACCACCAGCCCTTAACCCATTAAAAAATCTATCTAAATGGGTGGATGCAGGAGGTGGACATAGGCGTCGGGCCCTTCTCACTGAGTGGTGTTCGTGCTGAGGTGGTGGACTACATGAAGGTGTTCGTGGACGACACGATCAAGATCATAGGAGGTCTGGGGCGGCCTGAGGTGGACCCGTGGGCCTTCCTGATGCCTCTGGGACCTCTGGTGTGGACGGCCATCCTGGCggcgctgctggtggtgccggggatggtgttgctgctgttgcacTCCTTTCCTCCAAACACTCCACAAAAGGGCGACTGGCAGATAGAGAACATCTTCTTGTATATTCGTATATTGTTACAACAAGGTAAAGTAATCCATAAGTGCCATGTTACTTGGAAGATATCTCGAGGCCAAACTAATGTAACTCTTTCGTTAAGAATTACTTACAAGCAATATGTAAGAAAACAGAAGCAGCTTGCTGATGTATCTTCCAGGAGGGGTGGGTATGTGTGGACTGAGTAGGTATTTGTTTTGAATACATTGTAAAAAATACTTGGAAGAAGAGACCGAACTGTATGTGGTATGTCTGGATCTATAGAAAACGGATGATGGGATAGACAGAGAATGCCTTGAGGATGATGCTTTGAATGTATAGGGTAAATGGAAAGTTGATAAATGTATTGAGGAGGTTTCACCAAGTGAGTAAGGATTATGtgcgaggaggaagagaagagagtgattggttctcagtgagggCGGATCtgcgtcaaggatgtgtgatgtcgccGTGGTTGTTTAATCCGTGTATGGAGGCAAGTCTCTTGGGCCTGTCATTTCTAACACTACACCTGTTAAATATATTCGGTTTGTTTATGTAAAATATGATGAGAATTGTGTTGACCCTGAACAAGACTTCAGCCCGGAGCCTAGTGAGCGGGGGTGGGAGCGGCTGCTGCTGGGGTCGTGGATGGTGATGACCCTAGTGCTCGCCCGGAGCTACGACGGGAAACTGAGGTCCATGATGGCCGTCAGGTACATCCCGCAGCCCTACCAGTCCCTCAGAGACGTGCTGGACGACCCCTCCGCCACCATGATCTGGCTGACTGGATCGTCTTACATGCAATATCTCCGGGTAAGACAAGGATAATGATAAAACAGTAATGATGATTAGTACACTTCTGGTTGATTTCCCCACATATTCCCAATGTGAATATTCTTAGCAAAAGTTGCAGGAAATCAGTATGAAGTTTCGTTTCATTGTGTCATAAGATACAACCCTCTTATGACCAGGTGTGTTGTGTGGCATTTATTTTGCCATTGCTTTGACTACTTCCCGCTGTATTCATTGGAATGATACCGCCCCGTTGTAGCCAATACACTGACACATCCCAACTACGAGCAGTTGTGTTGCCATACCTTGCTTGtaaccaggtgtgtgtgatggaagcCTATTCTCACTACCATACGATGAAGCCTGGACCAGGTTCCTCTCAGAACATGTTGTACAAGTTAGGCTCCTGGAGCTCAGAAACTGCTGATGCTAATCTAACTCATCCATGAAATGATCATTTCCGAGCATCTTGTAGTCGTAAAGTATCATAGTTTCTCTTATATGTATTAATAatccagtaaaagaaaaaaaaatcctgtagaCTGTGAAAAGTGGTCCGTTTGCTGAGGTGATGGACGCTAAGAAACACGGTCGCATGAAGCTGGTGACGACCATGGagtacaggagggtgatggagacGCTGGTGGCGAAGGGTCATCACGTCCTCATCGTCGAAGACAAAGAAGGCAGGTCCGTCAGGGCCGACTTATTCTCAGACACAGGTCAGTTCCTCCCGCTCTACATTCAACACAATTTTCACACAATTACGCTTCAGTTGTGTGAATGAGATGGGGAAATGGATATTTTCCTCAGTTCTGATGTGGGTTTGTATCCCTCCAGCACTGTTCCCCCCTACACACGGCTCAGTGAGATCATTGTCCTTTGATTTACAGGATGTGAATTTGACGTTATTCTTAAAGAAGTCATTCTCAAGATATACAAATTTTGATGGATCTGTTATCATAGATTCTATATTTGTTGATCCTGTGTTGATGTACTAGTTTTCTGTGTCTATTTACAGTTGCTGGACAGATTGAGTTATATCTTTTCTCCCCACAGGACGATGCGACTTCTACTCGTCCAGGGAACATTTCTTGCACACCTCCAAGAGTATGATTGGTCAGAAGGGCCATCCTCTCGTCCCGGCCTTAAGTAAAAGGTAACGtgggtggagagtgttggtgtcTGGTCATGACTGGAAATCATTCtatagtgtgtgtctgtatgtgtgtgtgtgtgtgtgtgtgtgtgtgtgtgtgtgtgtgtgtgtgtgtgtgtgtgtctgtatgcaaaATCATGAAAAATGACCTTTTCCTCTTTCGCTTAAAACACTTCTTTTTTACGGTAGCTATTTTGAATATGATATCCACAATAGTCTTTTCTTTTACCCAAAACAGTATTTTCTTCAAGCAATTCATAGCTTAAATGGCTGCTATATTCTGGAGATACATAGTAATACACTGAAGACTTAATCTTTCTTTTCGAAACAACTACTCCAGTTGAGGACGATGTCGAAAACCGTGGAGAATTTCGCCACTTGAATCCTCCCCTCCATACCAACCGTACAACTACTGAACTTCTTGTGTTTGATTGATATGAGTTGCTGATAGTTAGAAAGAACAATCACTAATCGCTTTGTATGACAGAAATAAGAAAATTATTGTTGTAGATTACTTATAGGTTTCTCTTTCCACTCATAGCATAAAGTTTGTGAAGCAGTTCGGGATATTTGATCTTTGGATGAGGAGTTTTAAAGTTAACTCTACCAGATGTCTTCGTCCCCCCAAAAGGATCATGATCAACTCCTCCCTTGGTTTATCCAACGTCTGGGTAAGTGATGCAGTCATGGTAACATCATGGAACATGGGAGAACAAGGGAGGAAACGGCCTTCCTACACGTCTCTGATAAGCCTGGTGGAGATCCAGTATGAAACAATACAATAGATGCTTTGGTTTTGGTTCTTCCGGTTATAGTTTATAAGGATAGGGATGCAGAATTGTGTTCTGATATGTTACAGACAGTTGAACTCTGTGTTAACACCTGCCTGACGGAGACGACCTCGCTCATTTCAGGGAATGTTTGCAGTGCTTGGTAGCGGCCACGCTGGCGCTCTCCTGGTGCTCTGTCTCGAGGTTTTTGCCTCTAGTCTCGTAAAGACCCAGAACTACTGGCTTCCTACCAACGTGGGCCTCTGAACTCCACACATGACCGATTCTGAATACATTTATATTGATAAAATAAAACGACTCTTCTCGAAAACGTGATTTTCATTGCTCCGATTCAGTCTCGTCTCACTACTGGCCCATCCCATTTAGTAACtgactatggaagagagagagagagagagagagagagagagagagagagagagagagagagagagagagagagagagagagagagagagagagagatgatatacaCAAGCTCAGGTAAATATCCTTTTCATCTGACTAGAGTAATAAGTGAGGAGACTTACGTTACCCCGGCTGCTGTGAACAGTCCTGGACGATCTGATGCTTATTTGAAACCTTTCCTGAATGAATGTATTCATGATCTCCCTCTTTAAGAGAAAGTACCACAGCAAATACACCTTTTGCTTTAGCGTTtaaaaaaagtataaagaaaaaaagaatttcttgttTTACATGAACCACCTGATGTCATACGCGCGCATCTTTTGACTAGCCAATCACAAACTTCAGTAGTGGCTAAGGAAATAGTTCCAGCCAATCATGTCGCTGGTTGCCTCTAATGTTAACCAATCCCAGATCAAGGTATATGCTTTCGACCAATGAGACGCAGGCctgactcctgcaggaggtgtgtcTAGCGAACACAAAATGGATGTGAGGCGCTGGTGCAAGACACATTGTCGTGGTGCAGCTGACACCGTCAACAACCTCACCTCCTGCGCTACTACTGTAAAACTTGTgacgtctttttcttcttttgagtgTTGCCAAATATTGGACGccccgagagtcgaacccagaCTACCGAGAACAGTAGGCTGACAGCGTACCAATGGACCACGGCTATCGACAGCTCCAGACCGCTACCCGTGGCCTCTGGAGCTGAGGATAGCAGTTCCAGAGTGGAGAGGTTTGCCCCCATCGGTGATCCAGTGGTACACAGCCCGCCTGCTGTTCTCGGTAGCCTTGGCTCGACTCTCGGACTTG
This region of Panulirus ornatus isolate Po-2019 chromosome 38, ASM3632096v1, whole genome shotgun sequence genomic DNA includes:
- the LOC139760968 gene encoding probable glutamate receptor gives rise to the protein MASVAIVLLILTVAVLPSAAQLPRRPYAAVETLGVAGGAVKAVLAREQPPYCSVILLTDGTTSATTVFTELGRLRIPLGLAVFEVPGKSKGSNTTLSWMVGEARQLRQVSGCVTVLVVSDDPAFLAASAEWSLKVRLLTWSNKLLAVTRRPLQDLPHLYTSFSMINSMLIIVDTSAPFPRCDIYAHPPYRPPEAQVVPIASWSTIRGLTLATHLPLFPEKFSKFVYGPSFLVVAMEYPFYVERHPAWTPGQPLNYKGPVIQLLALLANQSNFTYTFVEPPDGTFGTKEADGSWTGMVGMVGRNEVDIGVGPFSLSGVRAEVVDYMKVFVDDTIKIIGGLGRPEVDPWAFLMPLGPLVWTAILAALLVVPGMVLLLLHSFPPNTPQKGDWQIENIFLYIRILLQQDFSPEPSERGWERLLLGSWMVMTLVLARSYDGKLRSMMAVRYIPQPYQSLRDVLDDPSATMIWLTGSSYMQYLRTVKSGPFAEVMDAKKHGRMKLVTTMEYRRVMETLVAKGHHVLIVEDKEGRSVRADLFSDTGRCDFYSSREHFLHTSKSMIGQKGHPLVPALSKSIKFVKQFGIFDLWMRSFKVNSTRCLRPPKRIMINSSLGLSNVWGMFAVLGSGHAGALLVLCLEVFASSLVKTQNYWLPTNVGL